The Primulina huaijiensis isolate GDHJ02 chromosome 17, ASM1229523v2, whole genome shotgun sequence genome window below encodes:
- the LOC140962605 gene encoding uncharacterized protein, whose translation MQQQQPPRPPCDVYDHFRRLAPKEFSGTTDPFAAEGWIRSLEVHFRYLDMGDADRVRCTTYLLRDDTSLWWEGVEHGVDLATFTWAQFKTKFYEKYFTADVRGRIKREFMTLRQGDVPVADFVKKFDRGCHFVPLIAGDAEEKMRHFMDGLRPTIRDKVMMMRPGDYATAVTFAYQAEQSLRDIDFELQRKRQQHQNNNQPNKKPYTGPPRPQGPQKPQGQVNKRAPPNPQNPGAPKPAERQPCKKCNHTHLGKCEWGTYKCFYCKEEGHIAKDCPKRKAVATARAYVMNAEEAEGEADTTLITGGIEGGLEE comes from the coding sequence atgcagcagcagcaACCACCTAGGCCACCATGCGACGTTTATGATCATTTCCGGAGGCTAGCGccaaaggaattttctggcactaccgatccttttGCTGCAGAGGGTTGGATCCGTTCCCTAGAAGTACACTTTCGTTATCTAGACATGGGAGATGCCGACCGGgtgaggtgtaccacttatctgCTGAGGGATGACACTTcgttatggtgggaaggagtagAGCATGGTGTTGACCTTGCTACATTCACATGGGCGCAGTTCAAGACCAAATTTTATGAGAAGTACTTTACTGCGGATGTCCGGGGCCGGAttaagagggagtttatgactctccgtcagggagacgtaCCTGTTGCGgattttgtgaagaagtttgataggggatGCCACTTCGTACCCCTTATTGCTGGCGATGCGGAAGAAAagatgaggcactttatggacgGCCTACGtcctaccattcgggataaggTCATGATGATGCGTCCGGGGGATTATGCTACAGCAGTTACATTtgcatatcaggctgagcaATCTTTGAGAGATATTGATTTCGAGTTACAGCGTAAGAGGCAACAGCATCAGAATAATAATCAGCCTAATAAGAAGCCATacacgggtcctcctagacctcaagggcctcaaaagccccaaggtcaagtcaacaAGCGAGCACCGCCAAATCCACAGAATCcgggagcaccaaagcctgctgagagGCAACCTTGCAAAAAGTGCAACCATACTcatcttggcaaatgtgaatggggaACTTATAAATGTTTTTACTGCAAGGAGGAGGGGCAcatagccaaggattgtccaaaGAGGAAAGCAGTTGCTACGgcccgagcttatgttatgaacgCTGAGGAAGCTGAGGGAG